One Phycisphaerae bacterium genomic window carries:
- a CDS encoding FAD-dependent oxidoreductase — translation MMVIGGGMAGTAAAIAAARGGARTVLIESASALGGMGTCGLVPALAPYNYNDPHGPPWIRGLAWEFVERLDRADALLGLGPNQWWKLFDKEKAKLVLDRMALEAGVRVRFFTTFFEAQVRSRRVESILTASKAGPERWKAKIVIDATGDADLCAAAGAAVEVAETPMPPTYCFTVGNIDRARLGDPKRVNEALVRGKREGRLRNPEDHRGEKDIFGPDVMVFNYNHVYDVDCLDPDDLTRATIEGRETAYELLDYLKDTVPGFERARIVNLASLLGVRETRRIVGDFRLTGRAYFESHRHEDDVCVYDYAIDLHASRPTAEEREEYYELYYNRRTRPGEVYGIPFRSLRPADLDNVLAAGRCISCDRQMLASLRVMPTCLATGEAAGAAAAIATTENEALRDVSSARLQDALRSNGAYIP, via the coding sequence GTGATGGTAATTGGCGGCGGCATGGCCGGGACAGCCGCGGCGATCGCCGCGGCGCGAGGCGGGGCCCGCACGGTGCTGATCGAGTCCGCCTCGGCCCTGGGCGGGATGGGCACGTGCGGCCTGGTGCCTGCGCTCGCTCCGTACAACTACAACGACCCCCACGGCCCGCCGTGGATTCGCGGCTTGGCGTGGGAATTCGTCGAACGCCTCGACCGGGCCGACGCCCTGCTGGGGTTGGGCCCGAACCAGTGGTGGAAGCTGTTCGACAAGGAAAAGGCCAAGCTCGTGCTCGACCGGATGGCCCTTGAGGCGGGCGTACGGGTGCGGTTTTTCACCACGTTCTTCGAGGCCCAGGTACGCAGCCGCCGCGTCGAGTCGATCCTGACCGCGAGCAAGGCGGGTCCCGAACGGTGGAAGGCGAAGATCGTCATCGACGCCACCGGTGACGCGGACCTGTGCGCCGCAGCCGGGGCGGCGGTGGAGGTCGCCGAAACGCCCATGCCTCCCACCTACTGCTTCACCGTCGGCAACATCGACCGCGCCCGCCTCGGCGATCCCAAGCGAGTGAATGAGGCCCTGGTCCGCGGCAAACGCGAGGGACGCCTGCGCAACCCCGAGGACCATCGCGGCGAAAAGGACATCTTCGGCCCCGACGTGATGGTGTTCAATTACAACCACGTCTACGACGTGGACTGCCTCGACCCCGACGACCTGACGCGGGCGACCATCGAGGGACGCGAGACGGCATACGAACTGCTCGATTACCTCAAGGATACGGTACCGGGTTTCGAGCGGGCCCGGATCGTGAATCTGGCGTCGCTGCTGGGGGTGCGGGAAACGCGGCGGATAGTCGGCGACTTTCGCCTGACCGGCCGGGCCTACTTCGAGTCGCACCGCCACGAGGACGACGTGTGCGTCTACGACTACGCGATTGACCTTCACGCCTCACGTCCGACCGCTGAGGAACGCGAGGAATACTACGAGCTCTACTACAACCGCCGGACTCGGCCGGGCGAGGTCTACGGCATCCCCTTCCGGTCGTTGCGGCCGGCCGACCTTGACAACGTGCTGGCCGCCGGGCGGTGCATAAGCTGCGATCGTCAGATGCTGGCCTCGCTTCGCGTGATGCCGACGTGCCTGGCCACCGGCGAAGCGGCGGGCGCCGCGGCGGCGATCGCGACGACGGAAAACGAAGCCCTGCGGGACGTTTCATCCGCCAGGCTTCAGGACGCCTTACGATCGAACGGGGCCTACATTCCCTGA
- a CDS encoding glycoside hydrolase family 3 protein: protein MDLAELSLDQKIAQMLLAAYRTHENGMAMARAGAGGIWPIGIPSDQAEPFRRIMRELQSQADVPLLICTDFETGCGQRITDGNCTEFPSMMAFGALADGEAEDLAYRAGCVVAEEAAWLGVQTTPSPVFDVNTVPENPISNTRSVGEDPRRVARIALAYTKGMMSRSRLLPQAKHFPGEGCQRQDPHLGLEVIEASRKEMEEVHLHPFAEAIRGSVPAMMTNHAIYPAFDPDFPATLSRKIMTDLLRRKMGFDGLLVTDAMEMHGITNRFGPEEAVILAVDAGNDLILEPPEGHRFVEWVRKAIKKGRIETATIDAAVGRILRAKARIGLFENALDMPEPTTPIEQRRQLAVEIAEKSITLIRDEAKLIPVDPRSCNRVFVLEPRHPGHTLEWGLQFSIFGLLEFAGKYHSRCEHALFDAQPADEQIAALAAKARGADLVLVSTFFRSLAGQTGLLTSRQVALLRQVAAAAKHTICVTSNPYVVAELPSIGTHLACYGTNKTSVAAAVDAVFGRLRPQGRVPVTIPDHIDPSKVEIIAHD, encoded by the coding sequence ATGGACCTTGCCGAGCTGTCGCTGGATCAGAAGATCGCCCAGATGCTGCTGGCGGCGTACCGGACGCATGAGAACGGGATGGCCATGGCGCGGGCCGGAGCGGGAGGAATCTGGCCGATCGGGATTCCCAGCGATCAGGCCGAGCCGTTTCGGCGGATCATGCGCGAGCTTCAGTCGCAGGCTGACGTACCGCTTCTGATCTGCACCGATTTCGAGACCGGCTGCGGCCAGCGGATCACGGATGGAAACTGCACCGAGTTTCCCTCGATGATGGCCTTCGGAGCGCTGGCGGACGGGGAAGCGGAGGATCTGGCGTATCGCGCCGGATGCGTCGTGGCCGAGGAAGCGGCGTGGCTGGGAGTTCAGACTACCCCGTCGCCGGTCTTCGACGTCAATACCGTGCCGGAGAACCCGATTTCCAACACGCGTTCGGTGGGCGAAGACCCGCGGCGGGTGGCGCGGATCGCGCTGGCGTACACCAAAGGGATGATGAGCCGCAGCCGATTGCTGCCGCAGGCCAAACACTTTCCCGGCGAAGGCTGTCAGCGGCAGGATCCGCACCTGGGCTTGGAGGTGATCGAGGCGTCGCGGAAGGAGATGGAGGAGGTCCACCTGCATCCGTTCGCGGAGGCGATCCGCGGCAGCGTGCCGGCGATGATGACCAACCACGCGATCTACCCCGCGTTCGATCCGGACTTTCCGGCGACGCTGTCGAGAAAGATCATGACCGATCTGCTTCGACGGAAGATGGGGTTCGACGGCCTGCTGGTGACCGACGCGATGGAGATGCACGGGATCACCAACCGGTTCGGCCCGGAAGAGGCGGTCATTCTGGCGGTCGACGCGGGCAATGACCTTATCCTCGAACCGCCGGAGGGCCACCGGTTCGTCGAATGGGTCCGGAAGGCGATCAAAAAGGGGCGGATCGAGACGGCGACCATCGACGCCGCGGTCGGCCGGATTCTCCGGGCCAAGGCCCGCATCGGCCTGTTCGAAAACGCCCTCGACATGCCCGAGCCGACCACGCCGATCGAGCAGCGGAGGCAACTGGCGGTCGAGATCGCGGAAAAGTCGATCACGCTCATCCGCGACGAGGCGAAGCTGATTCCCGTCGATCCGCGTTCGTGCAATCGCGTCTTCGTTCTGGAACCGCGGCATCCCGGCCACACGCTCGAGTGGGGCCTGCAGTTCAGCATCTTCGGCCTGCTGGAGTTCGCGGGCAAGTATCACAGCCGATGCGAGCACGCCCTGTTCGACGCGCAGCCGGCGGACGAGCAGATCGCCGCACTGGCTGCGAAAGCCCGAGGGGCGGACCTGGTGCTGGTCAGCACGTTTTTCCGCAGCCTGGCGGGACAGACGGGATTGCTGACGAGCCGACAGGTCGCACTGCTCAGGCAGGTGGCGGCGGCGGCGAAGCACACGATCTGCGTGACCAGCAACCCGTACGTGGTGGCGGAACTGCCGTCTATCGGCACGCACCTGGCGTGCTACGGGACCAACAAGACGAGCGTAGCGGCGGCGGTGGATGCGGTCTTCGGACGGCTGCGGCCGCAGGGGCGAGTGCCGGTTACCATACCGGATCACATCGATCCGTCGAAGGTCGAGATCATCGCGCACGACTGA